TTTCCTCATACTGCCGATGGTAAAGCAGATTTTTTGACTGTCATTGATGAGTCGCATGTGACCGTGCCTCAGCTCAATGGCATGTATGCTGGTGATGCCTCACGCAAAAAAAATCTTGTGGATTTCGGTTTTCGTCTACCAAGCGCCAAAGACAACCGTCCTCTGCAATTTCCAGAATTTGAAAAACTCATTGGCCAGACCATATACACCTCAGCAACCCCAGGCAAATTTGAATTGCAGGAAAGCAATCAAATTGTTGAACAAATCATTCGCCCGACCGGATTGATTGATCCAGAAATAGTGGTCAAGCCAGTTGTTTCTGGGCCCGATGCTGCAGGCGCTGACTATCCGGGACAGATTCAGGATTTCATTCAAGAGGCCCAAAAGGTGATCAAAAAAGGTTTTCGTGCCATCGCCACTACTTTGACCAAGAAAATGGCCGAAGACCTCAGCGAATATTTATCCGAGAAAAAAATTAAAACAAAATATTTGCATAGTGATATTCAGACATTGGATCGCATTCAGATTCTGACGGAGCTTCGCAAGGGCGTCTTTGATGTTTTGATAGGGGTCAATCTTCTGCGTGAGGGTCTCGACCTGCCAGAGGTAGCCTTGATTGGTATTCTTGATGCTGACAAAGAGGGTTTTCTGCGTTCGGAATCGGCCCTGATCCAGACCATCGGACGTGCCGCCCGCAACGTCGAGGGCCGAGTCATTCTCTACGCAGATGTGATGACCGGTTCAATGGAAAGAGCCATCGGAGAAACAAATCGTCGTCGTGAGTTGCAGATTGCCTACAACACCAAACACAACATCACTCCGAAAACAATTGCTAAAAAAATCAATGACATTACGGAGCAGATTCAAAGCGAACATCAGAAAACCATTGCCCGTTTGCTCGCTCTCGACAATGCGGCTTTCAAGGATGATCCTAAAAAATTAATAAAAGAAAAGCGAAGTCAAATGGAGGTGGCTGTCCAAGAGCTGGATTTTGAGACAGCAGCTATTCTACGAGACGAGATCAAAGCTTTGAATGACCAACTCGAAAAGACAGATAAAAAAATTGCCAAGGAAAAGAAAAATATAAATAGTTGATTTATATTTTTTTATATGCTAAAAAGTGCGGAGACTGCTGATTAAAAATCAGCCCTGAACAAAGCATAAACAAAAAATCAAAATAAAGGGAGGGTATAGTGATGGAAGTTAAAACAATCAGAGAATCTTCAGCCTCTTTGTCGCCGGCTGATGAAGTCAGACTGCGGCAGATGAATGAGAACTTTTGTCCAAAGGAGTGGTTTGCCCTCATGGGAGAACTGCTTCGGAAGCTGGGCAATCGCGGGCTACTTGTCGTCTTTATTGGAATCCAAGGTGCAGGCAAAGGAACACAGCGGCGTTACCTGGCTCAAATCGGCTTTCACGACATCGAGGTGTCGGCAAAGCTGAAGCAGCTGCCGGAGGAGCATCCGGCCAGAAAATTGATGCGTCAAGGAAAATTTGTACCTGATGAGATCATCAACAATATCATCGAGTCGGAAATCCAAGACAATGGCTTTCCTGTTTTTGTGGCTCTTGACGGAGCTCCTCGAAACGGTGGTCAAGAAGCCCTACTCAAGGAGTTTGTGGATTTACACGGCTACGCAGTTTGTGCCATTCACATTCATGCCGACGAGGAAGTAGCTTATAACAGAGCAAAAGCTCGCGACATTGCTGAGGGCAGGGATGACGCTGGGGCACTTCTGAAAAGGATAGATCAGTTTAAGCTTGAGACGGAGCCGATCATTCCGTCACTCGAAAAATTTGCTACGGCTTTTCTGCGGGTGGACAACACCAACAGGGATCCGGAAGAAGTTTTTTTTGAGATCAAAGGATTTCTTGGGGTGACGGCGACCGAGCTCATTCATCGCTCGATCTGAGCACCAACCCAAAGTGACCTCAACCAAAACCAGCGTACCTCATACGGCGCTGGTTTTTTCTACCCAAAGTGGTATAATGTGGCCGTTCGCATAATATTAATTAACTTTTAAAAAAATGGAAAAAAAGACCAATTCTGCTTTCATGAAGCCTATGAACATCAGTGCTGACTTAGCTGCTGTAGTGGGTAAGGGTCCGATGCCTCGATCAGAGGTTGTTAAGGCTCTCTGGGTTTACATCAAAAAAAATAATCTTCAGGACCCAAAAAACAAGCGCAATATCAACGCTGATGAAAATCTTAAAAAGGTCTTTGGCGGCAAGGCTATGGTCAATATGTTTGAAATGACAAAGCTAGTTTCAAAGCATCTTTCATAATTTCAAAAAATATAAAACCGCCCAGATCGCTCCGGGCGGTTTTTGTTTTTTATTCGATTTAGAATTTCAATTGCATACCCAGGGAGTAGGCAATCTCTTGGTGGCTGTCGTAGCACTTACTGATACTGGTACCGCGTTGCGTGCTACTCGGTATCTGCCAGATAATGGAAGGCATCAGTGACAGGTTTTTTGACAGAGGAATGTCGAGTGTTCCGCACATTCTCCCATACACGAGCCCCCCTGTTCTTTCAAGCGCGCCGTCCGAAAACACAATGGAGGCATCGAGATTGAACTTGACTTGCCCAGAGCCTTTAATGATCGAAAAACCCAAAGGTTGTACACGTCGAGCGCCAAGCCAGTAAAACCAACCTCCTTCCTTTACGGTTTGCGTGAAGCGGCCCATCCAGCGAGCAGCAACATACGGCTGAACGACCGGGACTTTCAGGAAATCAGCCCTGACGTCAAATACTGGACGGTCATCTGCCGCTGTTCTGAACTGGCTAAGGATGAAGTAGCTCATCTGGACACTGAGTTTGACGTAGTCGTAGCTGTGGCTCCATCCGAGGCCGAGGTCAACTTCGTCTCCAGAATTTCCCAGTCGTTTATTGTTACCGAGGCCTATTGACTGCCAAGCATCGACATACCAGTCGCGGTAGGCGATGGTGATCTCATTGGTCTGCACTGGACCCCTGTAGAACACAATGCCAGGTTTACCGAGGTATTCTGAGGGTGAAGGCCGGCGCCGCGACTTGCGCGGGATTTTGATCGGCCATGGTGAGGAGTTGACTGAGAACGACAATAACTGCAAACAATGCTTTTTTCACTAGCTTATTTTTCTATTTAGTTGTTTAGCTGCAATCGGTTGACTCAAGGAGTCACCGATTTCTGATGTGACATTAGAATACTTTATAGATTTTGTCAACTAGTCTTTTCCTCACTTTACCCTTATAGTTTACTTATCAAAATTTGAGATACACCCATAGGAGCAAGCCTGGGGTGTATCGTGGCATATAAAATATAGGAAAAATATGAAGACTAAAAGCTATAAAAAAACTCATGAAAATGAACGCGGGGATGAAATGATTGTGGTCAAAGGTGCTCGCACTCACAATTTGAAAAATATCACCGTCGAAATGCCGCGCAATAAAATGATTGCCATCACCGGTCTTTCGGGTTCCGGAAAATCTTCTCTAGCTTTTGATACCATCTTTGCTGAGGGTCAACGCCGTTATGTGGAGTCGCTTTCTTCTTATGCTCGTCAATTTCTCCGCCAGATGCAGAAGCCGGACGTGGATGAAATCATTGGCCTTTCACCGGCCATTTCGATAGACCAAAAATCCCGCTCAAACAATCCTCGCTCAACAGTAGCCACCATCACTGAGATTTATGACTATTTGCGTATTCTCTACGCTCGTATTGGTAAACCCCACTGTCTGGAGTGTGGTCGCGAGATCAAACGCCTCTCAAAAGAGGAAATCCTTGATTCAATTTTTCATACAGTCAATGCCATTGATGTTTCAGGTAAAGAAAAAAAGGTGCTTGGCGTAGCCTACAACGACTTAAAATTTGGCGTCTATGCACCGCTTGTCGTCGGAAGAAAAGGGGAATATTACCAGATGCTTTATGATCTGCTTGGCAAAGGCTTTGAGCAGGTGCTGATCGATGGTCAATCTAAAAAACTTCGCGAGCAGATTATTCTAGATAAAAATAAGAAGCACAGTATCGATGTGCTGGTGGATGAATTTTATTTCTCCGAGCTCAAAACCAACACGGGGGCTTTCAAAGAACGTCTCAGTGAGTCAATCGAACGAGCGCTCACCGAAAGCGATGGGCTTTTACGCATAGTGACCCCTAAAGAAAGCCATCTTATTTCCTCAAAATTTATGTGTCCATATGATGGGTTTTCTTATCCGGAAATAGAGCCACGGCTTTTTTCTTTCAATTCACCTTATGGCGCCTGTCCTGAATGTAACGGTCTGGGTAGCCGTTTTTTCTTTGGAACCGAACCTTGCCTAGTCTGCAAAGGGGCTCGTCTTCGTCCGGAGGCTCTACATGTCTTTCTTATGAATGGAGAGGGTGAAAAGAATAAAGTGAACATTGTCGACCTCACGGCTATGTCTATTGCCGATGCGGCTGATTTTTTTACCAACCTCAAACTCAGCCCAACTGAAAAAGAAATTTCCAAAGTAGTGATCAAGGAAATTCAGGCTCGTCTCGAGTTTATGAATGATGTCGGGATTGACTATCTTTCTCTCAACCGTCGAGCCAACACTCTTTCGGGCGGGGAGGCTCAACGCATCCGTCTTGCTTCTCAGCTCGGCTCTGGTCTCGTGGGAGCTCTTTATGTGCTCGACGAGCCGACTATCGGTCTCCATCAAAAAGATAATGATAGACTGATTCAAACCCTTCTCAGTCTGCGCGATGCAGGCAACACTATTATTGTTGTCGAACACGATGAAGACACTATTTTTGCTTCTGATTACATTGTCGATATTGGACCAGGGGCAGGGGTGCATGGCGGGCACGTAGTTGTTTCAGATTATCTCGACACCCTTCTGACAGCTAAAAAAAATACTTCAGACTCCCTTACGCTTTCATATTTGCGGGGAGAAAAAAAAATTGCTATTCCAGACAAGCGACGCGATGCAGATAGGGGCAAGCTGTCCATAAAAGGAGGCCATATTTTTAATATCAAAAATATGAATATTGATGTGCCGCTCGGCAAACTCGTCTGCGTCACCGGCGTTTCTGGCTCGGGCAAGTCCTCCTTTGTATATGAAATCATTCATAAAAATCTCCAGGCACGTCTCGAGCGTAAATACCGCTCTGCTGAAATCTACAATTGTGCTTCTATCACTGGCACGGAGTATGTTAGTCGCACCATTCTCATAGATCAAAGTCCAATTGGTCGGACGCCGCGCTCCAATCCTGCCACTTACACCGGAGCCTTCACTTTTATCCGCGACATGTTTGCCGAGACTATCGAGGCCAAGGCGCGCGGCTGGAAAGCCAATCGTTTTTCCTTTAATGTCAAAGGCGGGCGCTGCGAGAACTGCCAAGGCAATGGGATGATTGAAGTTGAGATGCATTTTTTGCCGACCGTTTATGTGACCTGCGATGTTTGTCAGGGCAAACGCTTTATGAAGGAAACTTTGGACATAAAATATAAAAAGAAAAATATTTTTGAGGTGCTTTGTATGACGGTTGAGGAAGCCCTAGCCTTTTTTGAAGACATTCCGGCTAT
This DNA window, taken from Candidatus Paceibacterota bacterium, encodes the following:
- a CDS encoding helicase-related protein gives rise to the protein MIREVGYCNGIENYSRHFSGKKAGEAPDTLLSYFPHTADGKADFLTVIDESHVTVPQLNGMYAGDASRKKNLVDFGFRLPSAKDNRPLQFPEFEKLIGQTIYTSATPGKFELQESNQIVEQIIRPTGLIDPEIVVKPVVSGPDAAGADYPGQIQDFIQEAQKVIKKGFRAIATTLTKKMAEDLSEYLSEKKIKTKYLHSDIQTLDRIQILTELRKGVFDVLIGVNLLREGLDLPEVALIGILDADKEGFLRSESALIQTIGRAARNVEGRVILYADVMTGSMERAIGETNRRRELQIAYNTKHNITPKTIAKKINDITEQIQSEHQKTIARLLALDNAAFKDDPKKLIKEKRSQMEVAVQELDFETAAILRDEIKALNDQLEKTDKKIAKEKKNINS
- the uvrA gene encoding excinuclease ABC subunit UvrA, translating into MKTKSYKKTHENERGDEMIVVKGARTHNLKNITVEMPRNKMIAITGLSGSGKSSLAFDTIFAEGQRRYVESLSSYARQFLRQMQKPDVDEIIGLSPAISIDQKSRSNNPRSTVATITEIYDYLRILYARIGKPHCLECGREIKRLSKEEILDSIFHTVNAIDVSGKEKKVLGVAYNDLKFGVYAPLVVGRKGEYYQMLYDLLGKGFEQVLIDGQSKKLREQIILDKNKKHSIDVLVDEFYFSELKTNTGAFKERLSESIERALTESDGLLRIVTPKESHLISSKFMCPYDGFSYPEIEPRLFSFNSPYGACPECNGLGSRFFFGTEPCLVCKGARLRPEALHVFLMNGEGEKNKVNIVDLTAMSIADAADFFTNLKLSPTEKEISKVVIKEIQARLEFMNDVGIDYLSLNRRANTLSGGEAQRIRLASQLGSGLVGALYVLDEPTIGLHQKDNDRLIQTLLSLRDAGNTIIVVEHDEDTIFASDYIVDIGPGAGVHGGHVVVSDYLDTLLTAKKNTSDSLTLSYLRGEKKIAIPDKRRDADRGKLSIKGGHIFNIKNMNIDVPLGKLVCVTGVSGSGKSSFVYEIIHKNLQARLERKYRSAEIYNCASITGTEYVSRTILIDQSPIGRTPRSNPATYTGAFTFIRDMFAETIEAKARGWKANRFSFNVKGGRCENCQGNGMIEVEMHFLPTVYVTCDVCQGKRFMKETLDIKYKKKNIFEVLCMTVEEALAFFEDIPAIYDRLHTLNEVGLGYLELGQSATTLSGGEAQRVKISSELYKPHIQKTIYLLDEPTIGLHYEDVRKLIEILQKLVDKGNTVMVIEHNMDLIKSSDYVIDIGPEGGVGGGNIVAKGTPEDVAANPKSHTGKYLKRVLRK
- a CDS encoding nucleoside monophosphate kinase, with translation MEVKTIRESSASLSPADEVRLRQMNENFCPKEWFALMGELLRKLGNRGLLVVFIGIQGAGKGTQRRYLAQIGFHDIEVSAKLKQLPEEHPARKLMRQGKFVPDEIINNIIESEIQDNGFPVFVALDGAPRNGGQEALLKEFVDLHGYAVCAIHIHADEEVAYNRAKARDIAEGRDDAGALLKRIDQFKLETEPIIPSLEKFATAFLRVDNTNRDPEEVFFEIKGFLGVTATELIHRSI
- a CDS encoding SWIB/MDM2 domain-containing protein codes for the protein MEKKTNSAFMKPMNISADLAAVVGKGPMPRSEVVKALWVYIKKNNLQDPKNKRNINADENLKKVFGGKAMVNMFEMTKLVSKHLS